The Pyrus communis chromosome 9, drPyrComm1.1, whole genome shotgun sequence genome has a segment encoding these proteins:
- the LOC137744285 gene encoding protein NRT1/ PTR FAMILY 7.3-like, producing MEEEDIHTKDGTTDYHNRPAIKKNTGTWKACPYILGNECCERLAYYGINTNLVNYLKFQLNQRNMVAVNNVTNWSGTCYVTPLLGAFLADAYMGRYWTIAAFSIIYVFGMTLLTLSASIQGLKPPCDNNNVCHPTGLQTGVFFTGLYLIALGTGGIKPCVSSFGADQFDDSDDAEKKNKSSFFNWFYFSINIGALVASSVLVWIQTNVGWSWGFGIPAVAMALAVVSFFSGTRLYRNQIPGGSPLTRICQVLVASFRKFRVRVPRDKSLLYETADQESVVKGSRKLDHTDQLSFLDKAAVETQSDKVKGSAMPWRLCSVTQVEELKSLIRLLPIWATSIIFSAVYSQMGTLFVLQGNTMDLHVSKSFEIPSASLSLFDTVSVIFWVPVYDRVIVPFVRRFTGRNSGFTQLQRIAVGLVISIFAMLAAGALELVRLREVRKHNYYDLKHVPMSIFWQVPQYFIIGCAEVFTFIGQLEFFYEQAPDAMRSLCSALSLTTAALGNYLSTMLVNIVTDVSTKDGKPGWIPDNLNYGHLHYFFWLLALLSVVNLGFYLLVARWYTYKRAVVATMADDDLYTNDGTLDIHKKPANKKETGNWNACRFILGNECCERLAYYGMSTNLVNYLEKRLGMGNVTAATSVSNWSGTCYATPLIGAFLADAYLGRYWTIAIFSIVYVLGMTLLTLTASINGLKPHCDSSGCNTTSSQRAACFVALYLIAVGTGGIKPCVSSFGADQFDETDETERKKKSSFFNWFYMSINVGALIASTVLVWMQMNVGWNWGFGVPAVAMGIAVVFFFLGSKLYRLQKPGGSPLTRIAQVVAASIRKCKVKVPADKSLLYETADEECNIQGSRKLEHTNKLGFFDKAAVESETNRAKELRSPWSLCTVTQVEELKSIIRLLPIWASGIVFATVYGQMSTMFVLQGNTLDQHMGPNFKIPSASLSLFDTVSVIFWAPIYDRLIVPLARHFTGHERGFTTLQRMGIGLALSIFSMVVAGVLEVVRLATVKKYNYYDLEYIPMSIFWQVPQYFIIGCAEVFTFIGQMEFFYDQAPDAMRSLCSALSLTTVALGNYLSTLLVTVVTKVTTKNGNLGWIPDNLNRGHLDYFYWLLAILSVINFLVYLWIAKWYTYKKVTGCAQ from the exons TGGTTGCTGTCAATAATGTCACAAATTGGTCAGGTACATGCTATGTCACACCATTGCTTGGAGCCTTCCTAGCTGATGCATACATGGGAAGATATTGGACAATTGCTGCCTTCTCCATCATCTATGTTTTT GGAATGACTTTATTGACCTTATCAGCGTCAATCCAAGGACTAAAACCACCCTGTGACAACAACAATGTGTGCCATCCCACAGGGTTACAAACAGGGGTGTTCTTCACAGGACTGTACCTCATAGCACTTGGAACTGGGGGCATAAAGCCTTGTGTCTCATCATTTGGAGCAGACCAATTTGATGACTCTGATGATGCCGAAAAAAAGAACAAGAGCTCCTTCTTCAATTGGTTCTACTTCTCAATCAACATTGGTGCCCTTGTGGCTTCCTCTGTGCTTGTTTGGATACAAACAAACGTTGGATGGAGCTGGGGCTTTGGCATCCCAGCCGTGGCTATGGCACTTGCTGTTGTGAGCTTCTTTTCGGGCACTCGATTGTACAGAAACCAGATTCCCGGTGGGAGTCCCCTCACTCGCATTTGCCAGGTGCTTGTTGCATCCTTCAGGAAGTTCCGTGTTCGAGTGCCTCGTGACAAGTCTCTCTTGTATGAGACTGCCGACCAGGAATCTGTTGTCAAAGGAAGCCGGAAGCTTGATCACACTGACCAGCTAAG TTTCTTGGACAAGGCGGCGGTAGAGACACAGTCAGATAAAGTCAAAGGGTCAGCGATGCCATGGAGGCTCTGCAGTGTGACACAAGTGGAAGAGCTTAAGTCCCTCATAAGGTTGCTTCCCATATGGGCCACTAGTATAATCTTCTCAGCCGTCTACAGTCAAATGGGAACATTGTTTGTGCTCCAAGGCAACACAATGGACCTCCATGTCAGCAAATCCTTTGAAATCCCATCCGCCTCGCTCTCCCTctttgacaccgtcagtgtcaTCTTCTGGGTTCCAGTTTACGACCGTGTGATAGTCCCGTTTGTGCGAAGATTCACGGGCAGAAACAGCGGCTTCACCCAACTCCAAAGAATAGCAGTTGGGCTAGTAATCTCCATCTTTGCCATGCTGGCCGCGGGGGCTTTGGAGCTTGTGAGACTTCGTGAAGTTCGAAAACACAACTACTATGACCTAAAGCATGTACCCATGTCGATTTTTTGGCAAGTTCCTCAGTATTTTATTATAGGGTGTGCTGAGGTTTTCACATTTATTGGGCAACTGGAGTTTTTCTATGAGCAGGCTCCTGATGCAATGAGGAGTTTGTGTTCTGCTCTTTCACTTACAACTGCTGCTTTGGGGAACTATTTGAGTACAATGCTGGTGAACATTGTGACCGATGTAAGCACTAAGGATGGGAAGCCGGGATGGATTCCGGACAACTTGAATTATGGGCACCTTCACTACTTCTTCTGGCTTCTGGCTTTGTTGAGTGTGGTGAATTTAGGGTTTTATCTTTTGGTTGCTAGATGGTACACTTACAAGAGGGCAGTAGTAGCTA CTATGGCGGACGATGATCTTTACACGAACGATGGGACTCTGGACATCCATAAAAAACCTGCTAACAAGAAGGAGACCGGAAATTGGAATGCATGCCGCTTTATTCTCG GAAATGAGTGCTGCGAAAGATTGGCATACTATGGAATGAGTACCAATCTAGTGAACTATCTCGAGAAACGTCTCGGCATGGGAAATGTCACGGCAGCAACGAGCGTCTCTAATTGGTCAGGGACGTGCTACGCGACACCATTGATAGGAGCCTTCCTAGCTGATGCATACTTGGGAAGATATTGGACAATTGCCATCTTTTCAATCGTTTATGTTCTT ggTATGACACTCTTGACCCTCACTGCATCTATCAACGGATTAAAACCACATTGCGATAGCTCTGGTTGCAACACAACATCGTCCCAAAGAGCGGCCTGCTTTGTAGCTCTGTACTTGATTGCAGTAGGTACTGGTGGAATCAAGCCATGCGTTTCATCCTTCGGCGCAGATCAATTTGATGAAACTGACGAGACTGAGAGGAAAAAGAAGAGCTCCTTCTTCAACTGGTTTTACATGTCAATCAATGTCGGCGCGCTTATTGCTTCCACAGTTTTGGTCTGGATGCAAATGAATGTGGGATGGAATTGGGGGTTCGGAGTCCCAGCTGTCGCAATGGGGATTGCAGTTGTGTTCTTTTTCTTGGGAAGCAAGTTATATCGTCTTCAGAAACCAGGCGGGAGTCCCCTCACAAGGATTGCTCAGGTGGTTGCTGCATCCATCAGGAAATGCAAAGTGAAAGTTCCTGCTGACAAGTCTCTTCTCTATGAGACTGCAGATGAGGAGTGCAACATCCAAGGAAGCCGGAAGCTTGAGCACACCAACAAATTAGG gtTCTTTGACAAGGCAGCTGTGGAGTCAGAGACAAACCGTGCCAAGGAATTGCGAAGCCCATGGAGCCTCTGCACAGTGACACAAGTAGAGGAGCTGAAATCCATCATCAGACTCCTCCCCATCTGGGCATCCGGTATAGTTTTCGCCACCGTCTACGGCCAAATGAGCACAATGTTTGTCCTCCAAGGCAACACCCTAGACCAGCACATGGGCCCAAACTTCAAAATCCCATCagcctccctctccctcttcgACACTGTCAGCGTCATCTTCTGGGCTCCGATATACGACAGGCTTATCGTCCCCCTCGCCAGGCACTTCACGGGCCACGAACGAGGCTTCACGACGCTTCAACGGATGGGAATCGGCCTAGCACTCTCCATATTCTCCATGGTTGTTGCTGGGGTTTTGGAGGTCGTTAGGCTTGCCactgtaaaaaaatataattactaCGACCTAGAGTACATTCCCATGTCGATTTTCTGGCAGGTCCCGCAGTATTTCATCATTGGGTGTGCTGAGGTTTTCACCTTCATCGGGCAGATGGAGTTTTTTTACGACCAGGCGCCTGACGCCATGAGAAGCTTGTGCTCTGCACTGTCACTGACCACTGTTGCACTGGGGAATTACCTCAGCACTCTGCTAGTTACTGTGGTAACTAAAGTTACCACGAAGAATGGGAATCTTGGGTGGATTCCGGATAACCTTAACAGGGGACACCTGGACTATTTTTATTGGCTGTTGGCTATTCTGAGCGTTATTAATTTCTTGGTGTACCTCTGGATTGCTAAGTGGTACACTTACAAGAAGGTGACTGGGTGTGCTCAATGA
- the LOC137745832 gene encoding LOW QUALITY PROTEIN: uncharacterized protein (The sequence of the model RefSeq protein was modified relative to this genomic sequence to represent the inferred CDS: deleted 1 base in 1 codon; substituted 1 base at 1 genomic stop codon): MIGLKLIQTSFTPTKHANLHTGRLSNAKNSILRFSKSNDSDSESDAPPPEGDTHKQELLVRITMLQAQKVRLANYLDERSEYLTKFGEEANAEFDKIGEDALKDLDEASDRILENINSRMQALEESAGVNIKEMEKNENELEAFEGQIEKERNEGLFFKNLRRASXKKKKKKKKKDATEEINKIKKLTKKSAGSETRRNTYLALIGLLLVQLVDSFITSTPDWRKVAFLGAIFVGLVSQVIYEQKMLSETESTEEGKTQGERR, from the exons ATGATTggcctcaagctcattcaaacCTCCTTCACCCCCACCAAACATGCCAATTTACACACAGGACGATTGTCCAACGCCAAGAATTCCATCTTGCGATTCAGCAAGTCCAATGATTCTGATTCGGAGTCAGATGCTCCCCCTCCTGAAGGCGACACTCACAAGCAAGAGCTGCTGGTGAGGATAACAATGCTTCAAGCTCAGAAGGTCCGTCTTGCCAATTACTTGGATGAAAGGTCAGAGTATCTTACCAAATTTGGAGAAGAGGCAAACGCCGAGTTTGACAAGATTGGAGAAGATGCTCTCAAAGACCTGGATGAAGCCAGCGACAGG ATATTGGAGAATATAAACAGCCGCATGCAGGCCCTTGAGGAATCTGCAGGAGTAAACATAAAGGAGATGGAGAAAAACGAAAACGAGTTAGAAGCATTCGAAGGTCAGATTGAAAAAGAGCGAAATGAAGGgttattttttaagaatttg CGCAGGGcaagctgaaaaaaaaaaaaaaaaaaaaaaaaaaaagatgctaccgaggaaataaataaaatcaagaaGCTTACCAAAAAAAGTGCAGGATCAGAAACCAGGAGGAACACTTACCTTGCTCTAATTGGTCTGCTACTTGTACAACTTGTCGACTCTTTCATCACTTCAACACCTGATTGGAGAAAAGTTGCATTTCTCGGGGCAATTTTTGTGGGTTTGGTTTCTCAGGTCATCTATGAGCAGAAAATGTTATCAGAAACAGAAAGTACAGAAGAAGGGAAGACACAGGGAGAAAGAAGGTGA